One stretch of Tepiditoga spiralis DNA includes these proteins:
- a CDS encoding penicillin-binding transpeptidase domain-containing protein: MKLKKYILLLLLSMLYLTIIFFGVFFNYKVIENSKDININNKNMATLVDCKGNFIVYNKKMYEAWIDLSFLRRQKKFKEYEHLLLSKYTQDEIKDKKFLKWGKFYTKKEAEDNLGVLRKFSKIYETQDRIYNDLFSLSQLIGKYDKTNYGIEKYLYNNKLLETQKEQNLSIDLTLQRILYEELKKTVKEKNASGAVALIMNTKTGEIKASVSIYPWNMGYMGYIEPGSTLKPMIYAMAIDENIIKPYETFKWSYQYTPKNTNIKIKESEYFDLGTMDIKTALAHSSNVAIAKVMEKILNTYSQEWLYNSLLKMGFGKKTNIEFSGEIDGVLKNPDEWKSITPYQIAIGQGIGVTPIQLITAFNAIVNNGYYVYPTFFKNKKVFGRQIYSERTSKKLLDWMRYTTILGTAKDAYKEGLLIGGKTGTAQKALKGIGYTKEDYYSLFEGYYPSINPEYTFLIIVDDPKGEYYGGEVAAPIITNVFYNYSKRKEVYNYLGYYFKGVLPNLINFDMEEAKALLINLGYNFNKIIITGSGTKVTYQYPNPGTLLKDTQYIELRSD; this comes from the coding sequence ATGAAATTAAAAAAGTATATTCTTTTATTACTTTTGTCAATGTTATATTTGACAATTATTTTTTTTGGTGTTTTTTTTAATTATAAAGTTATTGAAAATTCAAAAGATATAAATATTAATAATAAAAATATGGCTACCCTTGTAGATTGCAAGGGTAATTTTATTGTTTATAATAAAAAAATGTATGAAGCTTGGATTGATTTATCTTTTTTAAGAAGACAAAAAAAATTTAAAGAATACGAACATTTATTACTATCTAAATATACTCAAGATGAAATAAAAGATAAAAAATTTTTAAAATGGGGAAAATTCTATACAAAAAAAGAAGCTGAAGACAATTTGGGAGTTTTAAGAAAATTCTCTAAAATATATGAAACACAAGATAGAATATATAATGATTTATTTTCACTATCTCAATTAATTGGAAAATATGACAAAACAAATTATGGTATTGAAAAATATTTATATAATAATAAGCTTTTAGAAACTCAAAAAGAACAAAATTTATCAATTGATTTAACTTTACAAAGAATATTATATGAAGAACTTAAAAAAACAGTAAAAGAAAAAAATGCATCTGGTGCAGTTGCACTTATAATGAATACTAAAACGGGTGAAATTAAAGCAAGTGTATCAATATATCCATGGAATATGGGATATATGGGATATATAGAGCCAGGCTCAACCTTAAAACCAATGATTTATGCAATGGCAATAGATGAAAATATAATAAAGCCTTATGAAACATTTAAGTGGAGCTATCAATATACTCCTAAAAATACGAATATTAAAATAAAAGAATCAGAATATTTTGATTTAGGTACAATGGATATAAAAACCGCTTTAGCTCATTCTTCAAATGTTGCAATAGCCAAAGTTATGGAAAAAATTTTAAATACATATTCTCAAGAATGGTTGTATAATAGTTTATTAAAAATGGGATTTGGGAAAAAAACAAATATAGAATTTTCTGGAGAAATTGATGGTGTATTAAAAAATCCAGATGAATGGAAATCTATAACTCCATATCAAATTGCAATAGGGCAAGGAATTGGAGTAACTCCAATACAATTAATAACAGCATTTAATGCAATAGTAAATAATGGATATTATGTTTATCCAACTTTCTTTAAAAACAAAAAAGTATTTGGAAGACAAATATATTCAGAAAGAACCTCTAAAAAGTTATTGGATTGGATGAGATATACAACTATATTAGGAACAGCAAAAGATGCCTATAAAGAAGGGCTTTTAATTGGTGGAAAGACTGGTACAGCACAAAAAGCATTAAAAGGAATTGGTTATACAAAAGAAGATTATTATTCATTATTTGAAGGATATTATCCGTCGATAAATCCAGAATATACTTTTTTAATTATTGTTGATGATCCAAAAGGAGAATATTATGGCGGAGAGGTTGCTGCACCAATAATAACTAATGTTTTTTATAATTATTCCAAAAGAAAAGAAGTTTATAATTACTTAGGTTATTATTTTAAAGGAGTTTTACCAAATTTAATAAATTTTGATATGGAAGAAGCTAAAGCATTATTGATAAATCTTGGATATAATTTTAATAAAATAATAATAACTGGAAGTGGAACTAAAGTCACTTATCAATATCCTAATCCTGGAACATTACTAAAAGATACTCAATATATAGAGTTGCGGAGTGATTAA
- a CDS encoding DNA polymerase III subunit delta, which produces MKKILIYGDSLIKKELIIKKFFTNNNFEKLSKENYTFEKINTLLSTRGMFTKKKDILIENFDDFKTSQKKEITSLLNNEILTDGILIVSSKKEIKNINFDEKKKAFLPKPWEEDKWIKFINELAEPKKIKNEASEYLLSLLGNNDLYLYGEIKKLKIYSNEFITFNDVVEIGSNFSKSNLEDFFYYLSSKKINEVIKHFKNISNNDFDSIMFNSFAFKYFFDLYKVISFVEKKNKYTWPEVEKIKNETKVNSQRVRNFLGINFKNDKIKKINLVKLYEIKELRNILIEIEKIDRKLKIGADHRVIFLDFFEKVCRYEN; this is translated from the coding sequence TTGAAAAAAATTTTAATATATGGTGATTCATTAATAAAAAAAGAATTAATAATAAAAAAGTTTTTTACTAATAATAACTTTGAAAAACTTTCAAAAGAAAACTACACTTTTGAAAAAATAAATACATTATTATCAACAAGAGGAATGTTTACTAAAAAAAAAGATATTTTAATTGAAAATTTTGATGATTTTAAAACATCTCAAAAGAAAGAAATTACTTCTTTATTGAATAATGAAATATTAACTGATGGTATTTTAATTGTTTCATCAAAAAAAGAAATCAAAAATATAAATTTTGATGAAAAAAAGAAAGCTTTCTTACCAAAGCCATGGGAAGAAGATAAATGGATAAAATTTATAAATGAACTTGCTGAACCAAAAAAAATAAAAAACGAAGCATCTGAATATCTTTTATCTTTATTAGGAAATAACGATTTATATCTTTATGGTGAAATAAAAAAGTTAAAAATTTATAGTAATGAATTTATAACATTTAATGATGTTGTTGAAATAGGATCTAATTTTTCTAAATCAAACTTGGAAGATTTTTTTTATTACTTATCTTCAAAAAAAATTAATGAAGTAATAAAACATTTTAAAAATATTTCAAATAATGATTTTGATAGTATAATGTTTAATAGTTTTGCCTTTAAATATTTTTTTGATTTGTATAAAGTAATATCTTTTGTAGAAAAGAAAAATAAATATACTTGGCCAGAAGTAGAAAAAATAAAAAATGAAACTAAAGTTAATTCACAAAGAGTTAGAAATTTTTTAGGAATCAACTTTAAAAATGATAAAATAAAAAAAATAAATCTTGTAAAATTATATGAAATAAAAGAATTGAGAAATATTTTAATTGAAATTGAAAAAATAGATAGAAAGTTAAAAATTGGAGCTGATCATAGAGTTATCTTTTTGGATTTTTTTGAAAAGGTGTGTAGATATGAAAATTGA
- the earP gene encoding elongation factor P maturation arginine rhamnosyltransferase EarP, producing MKIDIFCTVIDNYGDAGYTLRMAMALRSLKTSLKIRIYTDYKELFLKLKPKFINDIDILSFNEIKKYEASDVCIGMFQYFPNDFFINKINKNSKKFIVIDYFTSESWADEVNGNNCLHNGLNIPCEFYVPGLSNKSLGVLTYTSAMKKTKVNNNIYLYTPEKLKTFIDLNDSILWSGNINNIKKMNFKTQDIFDSYILGAKYNWIRGEDSFQLALWSGIPFFWEAYPQKNEIKKLKIDAFLNFMKPFLDEFYQSYYNIILYINNFKKTSIKESYLFINNNYNDFKNKFMNLNQYFLNRKSFQKNLIKIIEIL from the coding sequence ATGAAAATTGATATATTTTGTACGGTAATAGATAATTATGGAGATGCTGGTTATACATTAAGAATGGCTATGGCTTTAAGATCACTAAAAACTTCACTTAAAATAAGAATTTATACAGATTATAAAGAGTTATTCTTAAAATTAAAACCAAAATTTATAAATGATATTGATATTTTGAGTTTTAATGAAATAAAAAAATATGAAGCATCAGATGTATGTATAGGAATGTTTCAGTACTTTCCAAATGATTTTTTTATTAATAAAATTAATAAAAATTCAAAAAAATTTATAGTTATAGATTATTTTACTTCAGAATCTTGGGCAGATGAAGTAAATGGAAATAATTGTTTGCACAATGGTTTAAATATTCCATGTGAATTTTATGTTCCAGGTTTATCTAATAAAAGTTTAGGCGTTTTAACATATACTTCAGCAATGAAAAAAACTAAAGTAAATAATAATATATATTTATATACACCTGAAAAATTAAAAACTTTTATAGACCTTAATGATTCAATACTTTGGAGCGGAAACATAAATAATATAAAAAAAATGAATTTTAAAACACAAGATATATTTGATTCTTATATTTTAGGTGCAAAATATAATTGGATTAGAGGAGAAGACTCTTTTCAATTAGCACTTTGGTCTGGTATACCATTTTTTTGGGAGGCTTACCCCCAAAAAAATGAAATAAAAAAGCTTAAAATAGATGCTTTTTTGAATTTTATGAAACCTTTTTTAGATGAATTTTATCAAAGTTATTATAACATAATTTTATATATAAATAATTTTAAAAAAACAAGTATAAAAGAATCATATTTATTTATAAACAATAATTATAATGATTTTAAAAATAAATTTATGAATTTAAATCAATATTTTCTTAATAGAAAAAGTTTTCAAAAAAACTTAATAAAAATAATAGAAATTTTATAG
- the efp gene encoding elongation factor P: MITAAELKPGYVVKINGKLYTVLKAKYNWSGRNEATVTLKMKNIENNSMLDTVMKGGEKLEDIQLDHREMQFIYTSGDYYAFMDNETYEQIEVLKDELGDIVNFLAEDGIVIVSFYEERPVAFSLPKNVILEVTYTEPGERGDTVGNTLKPATLSTGYEVGVPLFINIGDKIVIDTRTGEYASRA; the protein is encoded by the coding sequence ATGATAACAGCAGCAGAATTAAAACCTGGATACGTTGTAAAAATAAACGGAAAACTTTATACAGTTTTAAAGGCAAAATACAACTGGTCTGGAAGAAATGAAGCAACAGTAACTTTAAAAATGAAAAATATTGAAAATAATTCAATGTTAGATACAGTTATGAAGGGTGGAGAAAAATTAGAAGATATACAATTAGACCATAGAGAAATGCAATTCATATATACAAGTGGAGATTATTATGCATTTATGGATAATGAAACTTATGAACAAATAGAAGTTTTAAAAGATGAACTTGGAGATATAGTTAATTTTCTTGCAGAAGATGGAATAGTAATAGTATCATTTTATGAAGAAAGACCAGTAGCTTTTTCACTTCCAAAAAATGTTATTCTTGAAGTTACTTACACTGAACCAGGTGAAAGAGGAGATACTGTTGGTAATACATTAAAACCCGCTACTCTTTCAACAGGATATGAAGTTGGAGTACCTTTATTTATAAATATAGGAGATAAAATAGTAATAGATACAAGAACTGGAGAGTATGCATCAAGAGCTTAA
- a CDS encoding DUF5655 domain-containing protein — MALFELKNDKKIDEIKEKEFKLEKELQEVCEINMEKLLGIKFIKSEFAVENYRFDTLGYDEENKAFVIIEYKRGQNYSVIDQGYAYLATMLNNKAEFILEYNEKFDNSLKKIDIDWSQSKVIFISQNFNKFQKDTINFKDLPIELYEIKQFENNILYFNEIKGNRITNSISNILSKDEKVQKVISEIKTYTLEDSLSSGSKEIIELFKIFSDKIEQMIPDIEVEPKKIYIAFKKNKKNIVDFKLQKKNLKIWLNISKGNLEDSRNIFNDVSQKGHHGNGDYETTINDDENLEYILSLIKQVYKKNFNK; from the coding sequence TTGGCATTATTTGAGTTGAAGAACGATAAAAAAATTGATGAAATAAAAGAAAAAGAATTTAAACTTGAAAAAGAATTACAAGAAGTTTGTGAAATTAATATGGAAAAATTATTAGGTATAAAGTTTATAAAAAGCGAATTTGCAGTTGAAAATTATAGATTTGACACTCTTGGATATGATGAAGAAAATAAAGCCTTTGTAATTATCGAATATAAAAGAGGACAAAATTATAGTGTTATAGACCAAGGATATGCATATTTAGCTACAATGTTAAACAATAAAGCTGAATTTATTTTAGAATATAATGAAAAATTCGATAATTCCTTAAAAAAAATAGATATTGATTGGTCTCAATCTAAAGTTATTTTCATATCTCAAAATTTTAATAAATTTCAAAAAGATACTATCAATTTTAAAGATTTACCGATTGAATTGTATGAAATAAAACAATTTGAAAATAATATTTTGTACTTTAACGAAATAAAAGGAAATAGAATTACTAATAGTATTTCAAATATTTTAAGTAAAGATGAAAAGGTACAAAAAGTTATTTCTGAAATAAAAACTTATACATTAGAAGACAGTTTAAGCTCAGGTAGCAAAGAAATTATTGAATTATTTAAAATATTTAGTGATAAAATAGAACAAATGATTCCAGATATTGAAGTAGAACCAAAAAAAATATACATAGCATTTAAGAAAAATAAAAAAAATATAGTTGATTTTAAACTTCAAAAAAAGAATTTAAAAATATGGTTGAATATAAGTAAAGGAAATTTAGAAGATAGTAGAAATATCTTTAACGATGTTTCACAAAAAGGGCATCATGGAAATGGAGATTATGAAACAACTATAAATGATGATGAAAATTTAGAATACATACTAAGCTTAATTAAACAAGTTTATAAAAAAAATTTTAATAAATAA
- a CDS encoding AAA family ATPase, with product MLIQFNFKNFKSYKNEVSLDLSATSIKDHEYNLIHDKNEEKFLKIAAIYGPNAGGKSNIIEAFRFMRYWVLSSFKEAGERKGIPLKCFAFDEKFKNGKSEFEVFFKEKGYEYQYGFLIDDSKVYEEWLYKRDFRGKNKYNIIFERKENNIKSSKFLKKVVSITENIINGSTLFLSFLGNINVKEIKNVFDWFREIKVINFGDSFSELIYETNSELKRRYKDKKYIKGLVEFLKSIDIDIEDIMVKERISNNKKTSILYSKHYDNKKKLIELPFDEESDGTKKMLLLYNIFYDVFKNGETIFIDELDSKLHPILMRKVIAMFHDEKVNKNNSQLIFTTHNVVLLTKDLFRRDEIWFAEKKSKESKLYSLVEFKVNGKKVRNDASYDKDYLKGKYGAIPIVKDFYFRAEKNE from the coding sequence ATGCTCATACAATTCAATTTTAAAAATTTTAAATCGTATAAAAATGAAGTGTCTTTAGATTTATCCGCAACATCAATAAAAGATCATGAATATAATTTAATACACGATAAAAATGAAGAAAAATTTTTAAAAATAGCTGCAATATATGGTCCCAATGCAGGCGGAAAAAGCAATATTATAGAAGCTTTTAGGTTTATGAGATATTGGGTGCTATCTTCTTTTAAGGAAGCAGGAGAAAGAAAAGGGATACCTCTTAAATGTTTTGCTTTTGATGAAAAATTTAAAAATGGTAAATCTGAATTTGAAGTTTTTTTTAAAGAAAAAGGTTATGAATATCAATATGGTTTTTTAATTGATGATAGTAAAGTATACGAAGAATGGTTATATAAAAGAGATTTTAGAGGAAAAAATAAATATAATATAATTTTTGAAAGAAAAGAAAATAATATAAAATCTTCTAAATTTTTAAAAAAAGTTGTCTCTATAACAGAAAATATTATTAATGGTTCTACATTATTTTTATCATTTTTAGGAAATATTAATGTTAAAGAGATTAAAAATGTTTTTGATTGGTTTAGAGAAATAAAAGTAATAAATTTTGGAGATAGCTTTTCTGAATTAATATATGAAACAAATTCCGAATTAAAACGAAGGTATAAAGATAAAAAATATATTAAAGGATTAGTAGAATTTTTGAAATCAATAGATATAGATATTGAAGATATTATGGTAAAAGAGCGAATATCAAATAATAAAAAAACATCAATTTTATATTCTAAACATTATGATAATAAAAAAAAATTAATAGAATTACCATTTGATGAGGAGTCAGATGGAACAAAAAAAATGCTTCTTTTATATAACATTTTTTATGATGTATTTAAAAATGGAGAAACAATATTTATAGATGAACTTGATTCAAAATTACATCCAATATTAATGAGAAAAGTTATAGCGATGTTTCATGATGAAAAAGTAAATAAAAATAATTCTCAATTAATTTTTACAACTCACAATGTTGTATTACTTACTAAAGATTTATTTAGAAGAGATGAAATTTGGTTTGCTGAGAAAAAAAGTAAAGAATCAAAGTTATATTCCTTAGTTGAATTTAAAGTTAATGGTAAAAAGGTAAGAAATGATGCATCATATGATAAGGATTATTTAAAAGGAAAGTATGGAGCAATACCAATAGTAAAAGATTTTTATTTTAGGGCTGAGAAAAATGAGTAG
- a CDS encoding RloB family protein encodes MSSRKRKKRIRKENIRNENIVRYLIACEGKETEVNYFEGIKKKFEEKGLLRRDSTVFDLKKYNFEIKGVERGTDELLKEVNRYINRNSNIYDNIWLVFDKDNFSDESFNYTIEQSKNNGYSVAWSNKCFELWFLLYFEYNDSNLNCKNYIEKLDTNVKKNINEKGYKKNRKDMFEILERYSGWKKAYKNAEKLVNKFKNEKSYAKKAPYTTVYYLVKELCEIIEKQDKK; translated from the coding sequence ATGAGTAGTAGAAAAAGAAAAAAAAGAATTAGAAAAGAAAATATTAGGAACGAAAATATTGTAAGATATCTAATAGCTTGTGAAGGTAAAGAAACAGAAGTGAACTATTTTGAAGGAATAAAAAAGAAATTTGAAGAAAAAGGATTATTAAGAAGAGATTCAACAGTATTTGATTTAAAAAAATATAATTTTGAAATTAAGGGAGTCGAAAGAGGTACTGATGAATTATTAAAAGAGGTTAATAGATATATAAATAGAAATAGTAATATATATGATAATATATGGTTGGTTTTTGATAAAGATAATTTTTCGGATGAAAGCTTTAATTATACAATTGAACAGTCTAAAAATAATGGATATTCTGTAGCTTGGTCAAATAAATGTTTTGAATTATGGTTTCTTTTATATTTTGAATATAATGACTCTAATCTTAATTGTAAAAACTATATAGAAAAGTTGGATACAAATGTAAAAAAAAATATAAATGAAAAAGGATACAAAAAAAATAGAAAAGATATGTTTGAAATTTTAGAAAGATATAGTGGATGGAAAAAAGCATATAAAAATGCTGAAAAATTAGTAAATAAGTTTAAAAATGAAAAATCATATGCTAAAAAAGCACCATATACAACTGTTTATTATCTTGTTAAAGAATTATGTGAAATTATAGAAAAACAAGATAAAAAATAA